A region of Chitinophaga horti DNA encodes the following proteins:
- the pdxA gene encoding 4-hydroxythreonine-4-phosphate dehydrogenase PdxA, producing the protein MSTPQTNTANRPVIGITIGDINSIGAEIIIKTFADNRMLELCTPIIFASNKTVNFYRKLVNENNFNYQSIKDFTKLSDKQVNVFNCWEEEVQITPGVINEIGGKYAARSLAVAIQCLKDGDIAGLITAPIHKNNIQSQDFNYTGHTPYLRDSFKAKDVLMLMTADNMRVGLLTEHVPVAEIAKYVTVENILQKLALMKDSLIRDFGIDNPRIAVLGLNPHAGDDGLIGTEEQKQIIPAIKQAKHNGTLCFGPYSADAFFARGMHEQFDGILAMYHDQGLIPFKSLAAGHGINYTAGLPIVRTSPDHGTAFDIAGKNLADPDSFRQSIYSCIDIINQRQRYAENTRNPLKKMELASE; encoded by the coding sequence ATGAGCACACCACAAACAAATACAGCCAACAGGCCCGTTATCGGCATCACGATCGGCGACATCAACAGCATCGGCGCTGAGATCATTATTAAAACTTTTGCAGATAACCGGATGCTGGAGCTATGCACGCCCATCATTTTCGCGTCCAACAAAACGGTGAACTTTTACCGTAAGCTGGTCAACGAAAACAACTTTAACTACCAGAGCATAAAGGACTTTACAAAACTTAGCGATAAGCAGGTAAATGTATTTAACTGCTGGGAAGAAGAGGTGCAGATCACCCCGGGAGTGATCAATGAAATTGGTGGCAAATACGCAGCCCGCTCGCTGGCCGTAGCCATTCAATGTCTTAAAGACGGCGACATCGCGGGGCTCATTACCGCGCCCATCCACAAAAACAACATCCAAAGCCAGGACTTCAACTACACCGGTCATACACCTTACCTGCGCGACAGCTTTAAAGCGAAAGACGTGCTGATGCTGATGACTGCCGACAACATGCGGGTGGGCCTGCTTACCGAACATGTGCCGGTAGCAGAAATCGCCAAATATGTAACGGTTGAAAACATCCTCCAGAAGCTGGCATTGATGAAAGATAGCCTTATACGCGACTTCGGTATCGACAATCCACGCATCGCTGTGCTGGGCCTTAACCCGCACGCAGGTGACGATGGCCTTATCGGTACGGAAGAACAAAAACAAATCATCCCGGCCATTAAACAGGCCAAACATAACGGTACTCTTTGCTTCGGGCCTTACAGTGCAGATGCCTTTTTTGCACGCGGTATGCACGAGCAGTTCGATGGCATCCTGGCGATGTACCACGACCAGGGACTCATCCCCTTTAAATCACTCGCTGCCGGCCACGGCATCAACTACACCGCAGGATTACCGATCGTACGCACCTCGCCCGACCACGGCACCGCGTTCGATATTGCCGGTAAAAACCTGGCCGACCCGGATTCCTTCCGCCAGTCGATTTACAGTTGTATCGATATCATTAACCAGCGCCAGCGTTACGCCGAAAATACGCGCAACCCGCTGAAGAAAATGGAACTCGCGTCCGAATAA
- the atpE gene encoding ATP synthase F0 subunit C, giving the protein MALLTVLLQAAAASGLAKAGGAVGAGIAAIAAGIGVGNIGKSALESIARQPEAANDIRANMILAAALVEGVALFGVIAGLLAVVL; this is encoded by the coding sequence ATGGCACTTTTAACTGTTTTATTGCAGGCTGCAGCTGCGTCTGGCCTGGCTAAAGCCGGTGGCGCTGTTGGCGCTGGTATTGCTGCAATCGCTGCAGGTATTGGCGTAGGTAACATCGGTAAGAGCGCGCTGGAAAGCATCGCTCGTCAGCCAGAAGCTGCAAACGACATCCGTGCAAACATGATCCTGGCTGCGGCGCTGGTAGAGGGTGTTGCCCTGTTCGGCGTTATCGCGGGTCTGCTCGCTGTTGTACTGTAA
- the atpA gene encoding F0F1 ATP synthase subunit alpha: MVGIKPDEISAILRQQLSNFNASAELEEVGTVLQVGDGIARVYGLNNVRSGELVEFESGVKAIALNLEEDNVGVVLMGEQGNIREGAKVRRTGQIASIKVGEGLVGRVINTLGQPIDGKGPIAGELYEMPIERKAPGVIYREPVKEPLQTGIKAIDAMIPIGRGQRELVIGDRQIGKTAICIDTIINQKEFYDAGKPVYCIYVAIGQKASTIAGVMKTLQENGAMAYTTIVAASAADPAPLQFYAPFSGAAIGEFFRDTGRPALIVYDDLSKQAVAYREVSLLLRRPPGREAYPGDVFYLHSRLLERAAKIIAKDEIAREMNDCPDSIKHLVKGGGSLTALPIIETQAGDVSAYIPTNVISITDGQIFLESNLFNSGVRPAINVGISVSRVGGNAQIKSMKKVSGTLKLDQAQYREMEAFSKFGGDLDAATKSILDRGARNVEILKQAQFSPFTVEKQVAIIFLGTQGLLREVPLKNVKAFEDAFLNEMEVRLPEVLAAFKKGNLEKADTDRMVALANELKPRFA; the protein is encoded by the coding sequence ATGGTAGGTATTAAACCCGATGAAATTTCGGCGATATTACGCCAGCAACTGAGCAACTTCAACGCCTCTGCGGAGCTCGAAGAAGTAGGTACAGTGCTGCAAGTGGGTGATGGTATTGCCCGCGTGTACGGTTTGAACAATGTTCGCTCCGGTGAACTGGTTGAATTTGAAAGTGGCGTTAAAGCCATCGCACTGAACCTGGAAGAAGATAACGTGGGTGTGGTATTGATGGGTGAGCAGGGCAATATCAGGGAAGGCGCGAAAGTGCGTCGTACCGGTCAGATTGCTTCCATTAAAGTAGGTGAAGGTCTCGTTGGCCGGGTAATCAATACTCTCGGTCAGCCGATCGATGGTAAAGGTCCAATCGCTGGCGAACTGTACGAAATGCCTATCGAACGTAAAGCTCCGGGTGTAATCTACCGCGAGCCAGTTAAAGAACCGCTGCAGACTGGTATCAAAGCGATCGACGCGATGATCCCTATCGGCCGTGGTCAGCGTGAGCTGGTGATCGGTGACCGTCAGATCGGTAAAACTGCGATCTGTATCGATACCATCATCAACCAGAAAGAATTTTACGACGCAGGTAAACCTGTATACTGTATATATGTAGCGATTGGTCAGAAAGCTTCTACCATTGCAGGTGTAATGAAAACCCTGCAGGAAAATGGCGCGATGGCTTACACTACCATCGTAGCAGCATCTGCCGCTGATCCGGCTCCTCTCCAGTTCTATGCTCCGTTCTCCGGCGCTGCAATCGGTGAGTTCTTCCGCGACACTGGCCGTCCTGCCCTGATCGTATACGATGACCTGTCTAAACAGGCGGTTGCTTACCGTGAGGTGTCCCTGCTGCTCCGTCGTCCTCCAGGCCGCGAAGCTTATCCTGGTGACGTATTCTACCTGCACAGCCGTCTGCTCGAGCGCGCTGCGAAAATCATCGCGAAAGATGAAATCGCACGTGAAATGAACGACTGCCCGGATTCCATCAAACACCTGGTTAAAGGTGGTGGTTCCCTGACAGCTTTGCCGATCATCGAAACTCAGGCTGGTGACGTATCTGCATACATCCCAACGAACGTGATCTCCATCACCGATGGTCAGATCTTCCTGGAGTCGAACCTGTTCAACTCCGGCGTACGTCCTGCGATCAACGTAGGTATCTCTGTAAGCCGCGTAGGTGGTAACGCTCAGATCAAATCCATGAAAAAAGTATCTGGTACCCTGAAACTTGACCAGGCACAATACCGTGAGATGGAAGCGTTCTCTAAATTCGGTGGTGACCTCGATGCTGCAACCAAATCCATCCTGGACCGTGGTGCCCGTAACGTGGAAATCCTGAAGCAGGCGCAGTTCAGCCCGTTCACTGTTGAAAAACAGGTAGCGATCATCTTCCTGGGTACGCAAGGTTTGCTCCGCGAAGTACCTTTGAAAAACGTGAAAGCGTTCGAAGATGCATTCCTGAACGAAATGGAAGTTCGCCTGCCGGAAGTACTGGCTGCCTTCAAAAAAGGTAACCTGGAAAAAGCTGATACCGACCGTATGGTAGCATTGGCTAACGAACTGAAACCAAGATTTGCTTAG
- the atpB gene encoding F0F1 ATP synthase subunit A — protein sequence MISLIKSKYRLVALIAAFCMVGTTIVSAQHQQHTDTTIHEADLANEAGHEAQAHGEGHHEEKKGFDAKEVILGHVKDAHDWHFFSIDDFHATIPLPVIIYHPERGFTSFMSSEFHHGHTTYEGYRLLDEHYIHEKGLDPNVYSAGKIIEVDEAGMPTGAKIQDWSITKNITAMLIATLLLVFLMIGVANTYKKRGVKSAPKGFQGLIEPVIIFIRDEVVKPNIPGYRAERFTPFILTIFFFILINNLFGLLPGSANVTGNIAVTAALALFSFIATCWASNKHYWGHIVNPPVPSWVKPILAPVELIGVFTKPISLMIRLFANILAGHIIILSIISLIFIFGSLNKAAGYGFMPISIIFNLVMMMLELLVAFIQAFIFANLTAVFVGQAMEGAHHEEHHH from the coding sequence GTGATTTCTTTAATCAAATCCAAATACAGACTGGTAGCCCTGATTGCGGCATTTTGCATGGTTGGAACAACCATCGTTAGCGCCCAGCATCAACAGCACACTGACACTACGATTCATGAAGCTGACCTCGCCAACGAGGCTGGTCATGAGGCGCAAGCCCATGGCGAAGGCCATCATGAAGAAAAGAAAGGTTTTGACGCGAAAGAAGTGATTCTCGGTCACGTTAAAGATGCCCACGACTGGCACTTTTTCAGCATCGATGATTTTCACGCCACTATTCCGCTGCCCGTAATTATCTACCATCCTGAGCGCGGTTTTACCTCGTTCATGTCAAGCGAGTTTCACCACGGTCACACTACCTACGAAGGCTACCGCCTGCTGGACGAGCATTACATCCATGAGAAAGGCCTGGACCCTAACGTATACTCCGCTGGTAAAATCATCGAAGTGGACGAAGCGGGCATGCCTACCGGTGCTAAAATCCAGGACTGGTCAATTACCAAAAACATTACTGCCATGCTCATCGCCACGCTGTTACTGGTGTTCCTGATGATCGGCGTAGCAAATACTTATAAGAAGCGTGGTGTTAAATCCGCTCCGAAAGGTTTCCAGGGCCTGATCGAGCCGGTGATCATCTTCATCCGTGATGAGGTGGTGAAACCAAACATTCCTGGTTACCGTGCAGAGCGTTTCACTCCGTTCATTCTGACCATCTTCTTCTTTATCCTGATCAACAACCTGTTTGGCCTTTTGCCTGGTTCTGCGAACGTAACCGGTAACATCGCGGTAACGGCTGCGCTGGCGCTGTTCAGCTTCATCGCTACTTGCTGGGCATCTAACAAACATTACTGGGGTCACATCGTGAATCCTCCGGTTCCATCATGGGTGAAGCCAATCCTGGCGCCGGTAGAGCTGATTGGTGTGTTCACCAAACCGATCTCCCTGATGATCAGGTTGTTCGCGAACATCCTGGCTGGTCACATCATCATCCTGAGCATTATTTCCCTGATATTCATATTTGGTTCACTGAACAAAGCGGCCGGTTACGGTTTCATGCCTATCTCCATCATCTTTAACCTGGTGATGATGATGCTGGAACTGCTGGTAGCCTTCATTCAGGCATTCATTTTCGCTAACCTCACAGCAGTGTTTGTGGGCCAGGCGATGGAAGGAGCGCATCACGAGGAGCATCATCACTAA
- a CDS encoding class I SAM-dependent methyltransferase — MELLDQKVQVAPTAALVLLQAREIFVDGIGRDYLSHLDLSAIEPMLEKLNDVPGAMSRVVQFRKQYLRFLADAYLPESEPVQVVILGAGLDPLGLQLLERYSDDIAQIFEVDTAHLAEKEIIYRKLAPNATQLHLIHCDITDPHHLLDCLVTAGYDKDVPTIVVFEGVVHYITQEKFYDIMRRFRTRNRTNLVLMDYSLPYEDVSPGLAPAYRKSIQSLEYTFKCRFYQHSRLQVFGLIDRLGGDVSTIDSLQDVEFKIKGRNEHYYDAADGVLEIISFYL, encoded by the coding sequence ATGGAACTCCTCGATCAAAAAGTACAGGTGGCTCCCACCGCCGCGCTGGTGCTGTTACAGGCCCGCGAGATCTTTGTTGATGGTATTGGCAGGGATTACCTGTCGCACCTCGACCTCTCCGCCATTGAGCCGATGCTCGAAAAGCTGAACGATGTACCCGGTGCCATGAGCCGCGTGGTGCAGTTCCGCAAGCAATATCTGCGTTTCCTCGCGGACGCTTATCTGCCCGAAAGTGAGCCGGTACAGGTGGTGATCTTAGGTGCAGGCCTCGACCCGCTCGGCTTGCAGCTGCTGGAACGTTACAGCGATGATATCGCACAAATCTTCGAGGTAGACACAGCGCATCTGGCCGAAAAAGAAATTATTTACCGCAAACTCGCGCCAAATGCCACGCAGCTGCATCTCATCCACTGCGATATTACGGACCCGCACCACCTGCTGGACTGTCTCGTTACAGCAGGATACGACAAGGATGTGCCGACGATCGTCGTTTTTGAAGGTGTTGTGCATTACATCACGCAGGAAAAGTTTTACGACATCATGCGCCGCTTCCGCACCCGCAACCGTACTAACCTGGTGTTGATGGATTACTCTTTGCCTTATGAGGATGTGTCGCCGGGGTTGGCACCGGCGTATCGTAAGTCGATACAGTCGCTGGAATACACTTTTAAATGCCGTTTTTACCAGCACAGCCGCTTACAGGTATTTGGCCTCATCGACCGGCTGGGCGGCGATGTGTCTACCATCGACAGCCTGCAGGACGTAGAGTTTAAAATAAAGGGCAGGAATGAGCATTACTACGATGCAGCAGATGGCGTGCTGGAGATCATTTCGTTTTACCTGTAG
- a CDS encoding winged helix-turn-helix domain-containing protein: MMDFQELDPVLHSQLRLAIMSVLISVKEAEFTFLKEKTNATAGNLSVQINKLKEVAYIEVIKQFKDNYPQTICKITPTGVAAFENYVKSIQSYLNAGK, encoded by the coding sequence ATGATGGACTTTCAGGAACTGGATCCGGTATTACACTCGCAGCTACGGCTGGCGATCATGTCTGTACTCATCAGCGTGAAGGAGGCCGAGTTCACTTTCCTGAAAGAAAAAACGAATGCTACCGCAGGCAACCTGAGTGTGCAGATCAACAAACTAAAAGAAGTTGCTTATATAGAAGTGATAAAGCAGTTCAAAGACAACTATCCCCAGACGATTTGTAAAATTACCCCGACAGGTGTGGCGGCTTTCGAAAATTATGTGAAGTCGATACAATCTTATCTTAACGCTGGCAAATAA
- the atpH gene encoding ATP synthase F1 subunit delta, with protein MQNPRLASRYAKAVVDLAVEKNELEAVHTDMQLLKAIFKSNPDVVALLKSPIIKADKKVKILGAVLEGKISAITAGFVKLITEKSRESALPQVAEEVIKQYNVIKNITTVKITTAVPVATETLDAIRLKAEQTAGRKVTMESAVNPELIGGFVLETGDQLFDASVQRDLKDIKKQFLSNIYVSDIR; from the coding sequence ATGCAAAATCCCCGTTTAGCATCCAGGTACGCGAAGGCAGTAGTTGACCTGGCCGTCGAAAAAAATGAACTGGAAGCAGTGCATACCGATATGCAGCTGTTGAAGGCGATCTTCAAAAGCAACCCGGACGTGGTGGCCTTGCTGAAAAGCCCGATCATCAAAGCTGACAAAAAGGTGAAAATCCTTGGTGCTGTGCTGGAGGGAAAAATCAGTGCGATCACTGCCGGTTTCGTGAAACTGATCACGGAGAAAAGCAGGGAAAGCGCATTGCCGCAGGTAGCTGAAGAGGTGATCAAACAATACAACGTGATCAAAAACATCACAACTGTAAAAATCACCACTGCCGTTCCTGTTGCGACTGAAACACTGGACGCAATCCGCCTGAAAGCCGAGCAGACTGCCGGCCGTAAGGTAACCATGGAATCTGCTGTAAACCCCGAGTTGATCGGTGGCTTTGTACTGGAAACCGGTGATCAGTTGTTCGACGCTTCTGTACAGCGCGACCTGAAAGACATTAAAAAACAATTCCTGTCGAACATTTACGTGTCCGACATCCGATAA
- a CDS encoding TonB-dependent receptor: protein MSPKLLSLLFLLVPAVLQAQTKISGKITDGKKQPLPGVNIYIKGTYDGASSAADGSYSFTTSAKGDQLLSATIVGYKPFEQTVNLGGTAINLNIMLKDAVNELKMVTISAGSFEASDDKKNTILQSLDIVTTGGANADIVAALKTLPGAQQVGDKEGLFVRGGTSYETQTFIDGMMVRNPFFSGMPDFAARGRFSPFLFKGTSFSSGGYSAQYGQGLSSALILESNDLPTRSSSSVGIMTIGGSLGFEQLAKDQKSAYTVEANYTNLLPYFKVFKTLRQPTTYPEIAGGSFSYRRKTSKTGMLKAYFYGNWSRFGYRSESLEYEGDEELFELKNYNVYSNITYRESLGKGWRMNAGISYSTNKDNLHMDTVMKNLEARVGSRSDLSQARLVFSKSLGAFSSLRVGGEYQYAVENTSYNQYQLDYDDNFGAGFIEADVYFTPKFVGRAGLRTEYTSLMDKVNLAPRVSMSYKLDDAGQVSLAYGEFYQKPEQQYLRQRNDLNYMRATHYIATYERRSVAYTLRTELFYKKYHDLIKTAPALNNDGTGYAQGVELFWRDKKTIKNGDYWISYSYLDTKRDYLNYPREVQPDFAAKHTASFVYKQFFSAISTNIGVTYSFATGRPYYNPNRPVAEFMRDRTRTFNTLGLTANYLTTVGKAFTVFVLSISNLAGQQQEYGYRYSSDGLRRSAVRPMTPSFFFVGMFMSFGVDRRQEVIDNN, encoded by the coding sequence ATGTCCCCTAAATTACTCAGTCTGCTCTTCCTGCTCGTCCCTGCAGTATTACAGGCACAAACAAAAATCTCCGGCAAAATCACTGACGGTAAAAAGCAGCCGCTTCCCGGCGTAAACATATACATCAAAGGCACCTACGACGGCGCGTCGTCGGCAGCGGATGGTTCCTATAGTTTCACCACTTCGGCAAAAGGTGATCAGTTGTTGTCGGCCACGATCGTGGGGTATAAGCCGTTCGAGCAAACGGTGAACCTGGGCGGTACTGCTATCAACTTAAATATTATGCTGAAGGATGCGGTGAATGAATTGAAGATGGTAACGATTTCGGCAGGCAGCTTCGAAGCAAGTGACGATAAAAAGAATACCATCCTGCAGTCGCTGGATATTGTGACGACAGGCGGCGCGAATGCAGATATCGTGGCTGCGTTAAAAACTTTGCCTGGTGCGCAGCAGGTGGGTGATAAGGAAGGCCTCTTCGTACGGGGTGGTACCAGCTATGAAACGCAGACGTTCATCGATGGCATGATGGTGCGCAATCCATTCTTTTCCGGTATGCCTGATTTTGCCGCCCGTGGTCGGTTTTCGCCATTCCTTTTTAAAGGCACTTCCTTCAGCAGCGGTGGCTACTCCGCACAATACGGACAAGGTCTTTCATCGGCGCTGATACTCGAGTCGAATGATTTGCCTACGCGTTCTTCGTCCTCAGTCGGCATTATGACGATCGGCGGAAGCCTTGGATTTGAGCAGCTTGCAAAGGACCAAAAGAGTGCTTATACAGTGGAAGCAAACTATACCAACCTGTTGCCTTACTTCAAAGTCTTTAAAACATTACGGCAACCCACCACGTATCCCGAAATTGCAGGTGGCTCGTTCAGCTATCGCCGAAAAACATCTAAAACAGGTATGCTGAAGGCTTATTTCTACGGCAACTGGAGCCGCTTCGGCTATCGTAGCGAAAGCCTCGAATATGAAGGCGATGAAGAGTTGTTCGAGTTGAAAAACTATAATGTATACAGCAACATCACTTACCGCGAAAGTTTGGGCAAGGGTTGGAGAATGAACGCGGGCATTTCTTACAGCACGAACAAAGACAACCTCCATATGGACACGGTAATGAAAAACCTGGAAGCCAGGGTAGGCAGCCGTTCCGACTTATCGCAGGCGCGACTGGTGTTCTCAAAAAGCCTTGGCGCTTTTTCATCGCTGCGCGTTGGTGGTGAATATCAATACGCAGTAGAAAACACTTCCTACAATCAGTATCAACTCGACTACGATGATAATTTCGGGGCAGGTTTTATTGAAGCGGATGTATACTTCACGCCGAAGTTCGTTGGCCGCGCGGGTTTGCGGACGGAATACACTTCACTGATGGATAAGGTGAACCTCGCGCCGCGTGTATCGATGTCGTACAAACTGGATGATGCGGGCCAGGTATCGCTGGCTTATGGCGAGTTTTATCAAAAGCCCGAGCAACAGTATCTGCGCCAGCGAAATGATTTGAATTACATGCGTGCTACCCACTACATCGCTACCTACGAACGGCGCTCGGTTGCCTATACCTTACGTACGGAACTGTTTTACAAAAAGTACCATGATCTGATTAAAACGGCACCGGCCCTGAATAACGATGGAACTGGTTATGCGCAGGGTGTAGAGCTGTTCTGGCGTGATAAGAAAACAATTAAGAACGGTGACTACTGGATATCGTATTCATATCTCGACACAAAAAGAGATTACCTGAATTATCCGCGGGAAGTGCAGCCGGACTTTGCTGCGAAGCACACTGCATCATTCGTATACAAACAATTCTTCTCGGCGATATCTACGAATATCGGCGTTACGTACAGCTTTGCTACGGGCCGCCCATACTACAATCCAAATCGCCCCGTAGCGGAGTTTATGCGTGACCGTACAAGAACTTTCAATACGCTCGGCCTCACGGCCAACTACCTGACCACCGTGGGTAAAGCATTTACGGTGTTCGTACTGTCCATCTCGAATCTGGCCGGTCAGCAGCAGGAGTATGGCTATCGTTACTCCAGCGACGGATTACGCCGCAGTGCGGTAAGGCCCATGACGCCGAGCTTCTTTTTCGTAGGCATGTTTATGAGCTTTGGCGTAGACCGCCGCCAGGAAGTAATCGACAACAATTAA
- the atpF gene encoding F0F1 ATP synthase subunit B: MDLLLPALGLFTISFVIFGILYLILKKFAWKPILAALKERETSIADSIASAERVKDEMAQMKAEHEHVLAEAKAERSKILKEAKEAKDQIISEAKTQAQAEAKKIINEAYNAIENQKMAALTDVKNQVGKLAVEVAEKVLRKELGGQAAQEAYIKELAGEIKLN; encoded by the coding sequence ATGGATCTCTTATTGCCTGCACTAGGCTTGTTTACCATTTCATTTGTCATTTTTGGCATTCTTTACCTCATCCTGAAGAAGTTCGCGTGGAAACCAATCCTGGCTGCACTGAAGGAAAGGGAAACTTCCATCGCTGATTCTATCGCTTCTGCTGAACGCGTGAAAGACGAAATGGCGCAGATGAAAGCCGAGCACGAACACGTACTGGCTGAAGCTAAAGCAGAGAGGAGCAAGATCCTGAAAGAAGCTAAAGAAGCGAAAGATCAGATCATCAGCGAAGCTAAAACACAGGCGCAGGCTGAAGCGAAAAAGATCATCAACGAAGCTTACAACGCTATCGAAAACCAGAAGATGGCTGCCCTTACCGACGTAAAAAACCAGGTAGGCAAACTCGCGGTGGAAGTGGCTGAGAAAGTTCTGCGTAAAGAACTGGGCGGCCAGGCTGCACAGGAAGCTTACATCAAAGAGCTGGCAGGAGAAATTAAACTGAACTAA
- a CDS encoding ABC transporter ATP-binding protein, whose translation MFLTVLLALLSPVRPYLIQLSVDKYISNDLMRMLLTVTILQVGLLVIETVVRFFFSYLTNLLGQSVIKDMRVAVYKKVVRLDLAFFDKTPIGTLTTRTINDIEAINDIFSEGIISIVADLLMIVAILGVMFYEDWRLTLISLSPFPVLIFATYIFKESVNKSFHRVRNAVSALNAFVQEHLTGMVVVQAFSAENREYGKFRNINKDHRKANVDAIFAYSVFFPVVEIILAISLGLMVWWGANKVLNFEVTQGVMIAFIMYLNMLFRPLRILADKFNTLQMGMVASERVFKVLDSNEYIADNGTKTGEHMKGGITFDHVWFAYKEERYVLKDVDFDVKPGQTVAIVGHTGSGKTTIISILNRLYEVQKGTISIDGVPLADYRLDALRSRIGVVLQDVFLFSGSIYENITLRNPAISREQVEQAAKLIGMHEFILQLPGGYDYQVMERGSTLSLGQRQLISFIRALLYDPAILILDEATSSVDTESEMLIQHAIDKLIADRTAIVIAHRLSTISKADKIIVLDKGEIKEMGNHEELLRLEGFYHKLYMMQFKKAESQI comes from the coding sequence ATGTTCCTTACGGTGTTGCTGGCGTTACTATCGCCGGTACGACCTTATCTTATCCAGTTGTCGGTAGACAAGTATATTTCCAACGACCTGATGCGCATGTTGCTGACGGTCACTATTTTGCAGGTGGGATTGCTGGTGATAGAAACCGTTGTGCGTTTCTTCTTCTCCTATCTCACGAACCTGCTGGGGCAATCCGTAATCAAGGATATGCGTGTGGCCGTGTATAAAAAGGTAGTGCGGCTCGACCTGGCATTCTTCGACAAAACGCCTATCGGTACGCTTACAACGCGTACGATTAATGACATTGAGGCGATCAACGATATTTTCTCGGAGGGTATCATCTCCATCGTAGCCGATCTGCTGATGATTGTAGCCATTCTCGGCGTGATGTTTTATGAGGACTGGCGGCTTACCCTGATCAGTCTGTCTCCTTTCCCCGTGCTTATCTTCGCGACTTACATCTTCAAAGAAAGCGTAAACAAATCCTTTCACCGCGTGCGTAACGCCGTGTCGGCCCTGAACGCCTTTGTGCAGGAGCATTTGACCGGTATGGTGGTCGTGCAGGCGTTTTCCGCCGAGAACCGTGAATATGGCAAGTTCCGCAACATCAATAAAGATCATCGCAAAGCGAACGTCGACGCTATTTTCGCTTACTCTGTATTTTTCCCGGTAGTGGAAATAATCCTGGCCATTTCTCTTGGGTTGATGGTGTGGTGGGGTGCCAATAAAGTGCTGAACTTCGAAGTGACCCAGGGCGTGATGATTGCTTTCATCATGTACCTGAACATGCTGTTTCGTCCGCTGCGTATACTAGCCGATAAGTTTAACACCCTGCAAATGGGTATGGTGGCCAGTGAGCGCGTATTCAAAGTGCTGGACAGCAACGAGTACATCGCGGATAACGGTACCAAGACCGGCGAGCACATGAAAGGTGGTATCACCTTCGATCATGTTTGGTTTGCTTATAAAGAAGAGCGTTATGTGCTGAAAGATGTGGATTTTGACGTTAAGCCCGGCCAGACCGTGGCCATCGTTGGGCATACCGGCTCAGGTAAAACGACCATCATCAGCATCCTGAACCGTTTGTACGAGGTGCAGAAAGGTACGATCAGCATTGATGGTGTGCCGCTGGCTGACTATAGGCTGGATGCGTTGCGCAGCAGGATAGGCGTGGTGTTGCAGGACGTGTTTCTGTTCTCTGGTTCTATCTATGAAAATATTACCCTTCGCAACCCGGCCATTAGCAGGGAGCAGGTGGAGCAGGCGGCGAAGCTGATCGGCATGCACGAGTTTATCCTTCAACTGCCAGGCGGCTACGATTACCAGGTGATGGAGCGCGGTAGTACCCTATCGCTCGGGCAGCGCCAGCTCATCTCGTTTATCCGTGCCCTGTTATATGACCCCGCCATCCTCATCCTCGACGAGGCTACCTCTTCCGTAGATACAGAGTCAGAAATGTTGATCCAGCATGCGATCGACAAACTTATCGCCGACCGTACCGCTATCGTAATCGCTCACCGCCTGTCGACGATCAGCAAGGCTGATAAAATCATTGTGCTGGACAAAGGGGAGATCAAGGAGATGGGTAACCACGAGGAGCTGCTTCGATTGGAAGGTTTTTATCATAAGTTGTACATGATGCAGTTTAAAAAGGCGGAAAGCCAGATTTAG